The region TTTCAACAGGCTAAGTCAGGGGGAACGGCAAAAGGTAACAATTGCCCGGGCGTTGGCGCAGTGCCCCAAAATCCTGCTGCTTGATGAACCCACTTCCCATCTTGATATAAGAAACCAGATCGAAGTTCTCCGGTTGGTTAAACGGCTGGTAAATGACAGACGGCTTGCGGTTTTGGCGGTCATTCATGATATAAATTTGGCCGTGCACTTCAGTACTCATCTGGCGCTATTGAATAACGGTAAAATGATTGCTTACGGAAGAACCGGTGATGTTTTATCGGTTGATATACTGCGGGGCATGTATGGCGTTGATTTTAAGCTGCACCGGGATGCGAAGGGCCTGTTTCTTCAACCTGATTATGATATGGGAGAGTAAGCCGCGGGAGGTTAATGAATAACGTGGATGATACCAGGTTTCTTCATAATGGATGCCAAGTACATGTCAGTGATTCCAGTATTTGCTGTTTTTTTCCTCAACCGAAGCTTGTTTTGAGTACCTCCCAGTATAACGGCGGGTTTATAGTAGCCGACGGAGTGTTTAACCATCGCTTAACCATGTTTGTAGAGACTGAGCGGGACCTGCCGGGAGGCAGCCAAGCCGGATATCTGGAGCAGGTCGCCGGTTCCCTTGGTTTTGAGGCTGACCGTGCGACCGGGCTGCTGACAACTGCCCGCATGAGCAGTATGGCCCTAAGCCGGGAGCAATGCGGCCATCTAATAGTGGAAGCCGTGACTACCGCCGGTGTCGAAGTTAATGCGGCCAGGGCCGGCGAACCGGCCAGCTATTATGAGGAAGAGGACCGATACCACCCTGTAGGTGGAACGATCAACACCATTGTTTTTGTGAATGCCCGGATGAACCGCGGCGCTATGGCCAAGGCGCTGGTCACTGTTACAGAAGCTAAGACAGCCGCTTTGCAGGAACTTAATATTTTAAGCAAGGGCGGTTTTTATCCGGCAACCGGTACTGGCACAGACGGCGCAATTATTGTTACCGAGCTTATTGCGCCGTCTTTATCAGATGCCGGAACCCATTCCAAGCTTGGTGAGATGATTGCTAATGCGGTCAGTCAATCAGTTAAGCAGTCATTGCGTCTGGAATGCGAGATGACCTCTCACACTCAAGGTTCGCTTGAACGAAGAATCCGGGATTTGCGCTTTGATTCAGAAATAGAGGACGAGTTATTGGGGCAATTAGCGAGTCTAACCAAACAGCAAAGGGACCTGTTAATGATACGGCTAATTAGTGTCAAAAATATCCTGCTGGAGCATTCCTGGGGGTTAGTACCGCCCTCTTGTCTGGCTACAGCCGTGAAAATTTTTAAAGATGATGAACGGCTGCCGTTCAGGAATGTACTGGCAAGGCTGCTGACCGCCCGCGTTAAATCGGCGGTTGATGATGAAGCTACTGAGGTTGCTGAAGCGGCGTATTCGCGTATAGTGTCCGGGGATAAGAAAAATTCTTAAACGTCGATGTTTGTTTCAGAAAGATATTTACTGGAAGATGCCAAAATAATATGATATACTGGCAATAACTTTGGAGTTCGGGCAATGAGGCTTAAAGACCACGGGGTCTTTAGGCTTTTTATTTTTGGTGAAGATCAAATATTGTGATAATAATTATGCTTAAGTGTTTTTTCCAGAAGGAAAAATCTTAATTGACGGCAAAATATGAATATTTAATAAAGCTAAAACTAAGCAAAGCTGTAGGTAATGCACATGAGCGACGGTGAATTGTGGAGCTTAAATAAAAACATTATTTCTAATAAGCACTGGCAGTTAATTAGGGAAGCCATTCGCCGCGAATTCGCGTTTGAAACTATTTTTGGCAATACTGTGGGTGAGATTGAGAAATATCTAACTGTATTCAATATACAATTACTACCCACGATGGTTATGCTGCTTCAAGCTGATACTGATGAAGGAGCTTGTTTTGATAAAGCCATGCTTGAGACCCGGCAAAAAGAGATTTATAGCCGGATTGTTCAAATGATTGAACAGGATGTTGACGGAATCATAACTGTGTTTGGTCAAGAGAACATTTTCGCAATTACCGCCGGGGAGCGGGATGTGGCGCTGCTATTGCCTGTAGAATTACATGATCAAGTAGATTTTAAAGTTCCGGCCAAGCGGTATGGGCGGCATATAAAAGCTTATATATCTAAGGATCTAAACTATAGTATCAGCGTGGGAATCGGGCGGGGCTATGATTTTAAACAAATCCGGAAGTCCTATGCTGAAGCCTGTGCGGCGCTGAAATTTAAATTTTATCAGGGAAATGGAGCCATTGTCCATTATAATGATATTTCCTGGTGCGATCATGAGAGCCAGCGAATGTTTATCCAATATGAGACAACTTTGCTGGAAAGTATCCGCAAAGGCGAATGGCAGCAGACCACCGCAGTAATTAATGACATGCTGGATACCATTGGCCGAAGCCGGCTTGTTCATCCTGATGTATTAAAAGTCAGAGTGCTGGAGATGTTGACGGTTGTCTCCCGGGTTGCCATGGAATTGGGCGCCGAACCTGAAATATTGCTGGAGATAAAAATCAGATCCGGTGATGAAATTGCCGGAATTACTACGTTATCAGAAATTAGGACATGGCTGGCAGCTATTGTCAATGAAATGTGCGCTTTACTGCAGTCTAAGCAGCAAGCAGCAGTCGTGCGGGCGGTGACTCATGCCAAG is a window of Sporomusaceae bacterium ACPt DNA encoding:
- the rhaR_1 gene encoding HTH-type transcriptional activator RhaR translates to MSDGELWSLNKNIISNKHWQLIREAIRREFAFETIFGNTVGEIEKYLTVFNIQLLPTMVMLLQADTDEGACFDKAMLETRQKEIYSRIVQMIEQDVDGIITVFGQENIFAITAGERDVALLLPVELHDQVDFKVPAKRYGRHIKAYISKDLNYSISVGIGRGYDFKQIRKSYAEACAALKFKFYQGNGAIVHYNDISWCDHESQRMFIQYETTLLESIRKGEWQQTTAVINDMLDTIGRSRLVHPDVLKVRVLEMLTVVSRVAMELGAEPEILLEIKIRSGDEIAGITTLSEIRTWLAAIVNEMCALLQSKQQAAVVRAVTHAKQYIMENYYRDISLEDLARREYLSSSYFSRAFTELVGMSFTDYLKNVRIKKAQALLLTTDKGVAEIAAKVGYQDPNYFSRVFRVATGKSPLQYRRGKTSKIFCITEA